AATGTGTACACACAGGTCGTATGGTTGTCGAGTGAGCAAAGGTAGCATATTCCTGTTGTAGGATCGTAGTGtaaaagtttttcatttcataccAGAGGTCATTTATGTTCAAATATTTCGGTTGTTCGGAACGAAACGCTTTTGCCGGTGACATAAGGGCATCGGGGGCTTGGAACGGGAAAAAGAGCGGTATAAAATAATGTCAACTCTGTAAGTTGGTTTACATTAGAGATTAGTTAAAGACATTTCTTCTCGGCGACTCAGCTATTTTCAGCGTATTGAATTCCAGCCCCTTGTCTATGACGCACTCCTAACATCAGAGATCAAAGGGCGATGTTACGAGATTACTCATGATATTTTATCAATGGAGATTGTTGAACGTCAAGTAAAGTTCAAGGGCTTTTTTTCAGAACACTTCGTAACTTTATACTCCTTAAATCACGTTTCTTCTTTAACCGTTAATTGCACATCATGTATTACTTCATTCAGTTCTTTCACGATATTTTGTCATGAACGTTGAGTTTCTCGCAATTTTGTCAAGGTCGATTTTTCTGGTTAAAACATAGTCATTTTCGTGTTTTGCGGTGACAGTAACACTTGTTTTAAGGAATCAAAATTGTGAAATTTGTAGTGATAGGTTAAAAGTCCATATTGTGGGTCAAATTTAGTGGCACTTATTTCATAAGCTGAACCCATGAGGGCTTGCCTGGTGGCCGACTACACTGAACTTTCAACTGAGTGACAAACTCAAGTCTAACTGagccaaaattatttttcagccGGGCTGTGAACTTGTACCCATATAGAAAATGCCTTGGTACACGAGAAGTCCTCAGAGaggaagatgaaatgcaaGCCAATGGGAGGGTATTTAAGAAAGTAGTATGTGGAGAGTACAGTTGGCTGACATACGCTCAGGTGGATGCCAGAGCGAAGGCATTTGGACGTGGGCTTGCAGTGTTGGGCCAGCAGACCAAAGAAAACATCGTCATTTTTTCTGAGACAAAGGCTGACTGGATGATATGCGCACAAGGGTGCTTTGctcaaaattttccaagtaAGTTACCAATAACAGGACTAGATTTCTTTCCAGTGTTTCATGAGTCCTTGTTTGGTAATCAGCTTGGTTGCAGCTCAGTCAGAAATTTTTATATTCCTGCACCAAGACAGAACTACATATGTGTGGAAGAATAACTTTGAAAAGGGTACTTTCCATTCCTACAGTGTTTGTAACTTGTGAATTAATCCGTCTAAATAACATTCAGTCAATGGTATATAACTAAGGCATTGCTGACCTCACATTCAAATAGACTTTGGACATAGAGTCAATTGTTGGTCACTTATTGTGGAAGTGAGTTCCAAAACCTGAACAAGGGATGTGAAAGGAACTTAAAAGGGTGCTTGAACGGTAAGGTTAGTTTTTTTAATTGCAGTGGAATTTTGCAAAGAGATTCTGTTTTCCATGGATACCACTCACCCAACAGAATAAGGATGGAGTGATTCTAGtgaaatttttgagaaatggtTGAAAACTTGTACCTTTCTAAAttgcttttaacattttaaatttttagcttttaTAGATAGGTTCTTTTTTTATGATGTATATAAATAACTATATTTTAACGCATCTTGAAGTAGTGTAGTGGAGCTATTAATGttgttgttataattattattattgttgttatcattactattttttttatatattcttTCCACCTGACGGCTGTTTAATCTGGCTGCATAAATTTCTTGGACACCAGAGCTTAAAATAAATGCTTAAATATGGGTTCATTTCCATGTTGTTTTATGGCGTTAATTTATTAGCAATGTTGTACtaattatttgttgtttgttcAGTTGTTACAGTTTATGCAACACTTGGTGATGAAGCTCTGGTACATGCCCTAAATGAAACTGAGGTCCGATTCATTATCACAGATGGGTCTCTTCTTGGCAAGCTTTCTGCCCTGACAGACGAACTGCCTAAATTAGAACATGTTGTGTTCATTGGAAACATGGTTAAAAAGTCTGCAATGCGAGGGTTCTCAAGGAGAATCAACATTCATTCTATGcaagaagttgaagaaatTGGAGAATCTGATGAGAACTGTAAGTGGATTATTTGATTCCATGTCAtcacaaaatgacaaaagtgAAGCCTTTTTGTTGAAATCAGACTTAGCTTACATAAACAATACAGTTGGAAAAGTCTTGTGATCATCATCCTCAGATAAAAAATTTAGTAATGATTATTAATATGGGATATGCCATGCAAGACCATTTTCTCAGTGAACCTTTCAGTATATAAGAGCCTATATCTAGAAAGTGCAGTCTTGTCTTCTTTAAAACAACTATAGTATATCTACTTGAAGTAGAGATGCTAttatttggttttgtttttcttgttattaaaTGCCTTGGTTTGTGGCTGTACCATGTAACATCCTCATTGGTCTTGGTTCCACTTCATGATTCTATTTAAAGGgaatttttaatctttttcttttagcgTCTTTTGTGCGGAAGGGTCCCAGCCCAGATGACATTGCAGTCATTATGTACACAAGTGGTTCCACTGGACTTGGAAAAGGTAGGTTatgcaataacaaaatcagTCAATAAATTTGTTATGCTtccactaatttttttttttggtctttgaGCAAGGCTTTTTTTCTGCCACATGCTCTTGTTCCTACTCTTTTCAGGTGACCAAATTGACCAACTATTTGATTGGCTCTAATCATTTTATGATCATAGGTGTTGTGACTGATAGCAGTTCTGTTGACATCCTTTGGGTTATTGGCCCAAAGATCATTATGAATTACTATGTCACAAGTTAAAATATCCATGCTTGGTTTAAAGTTTACTCCTTATCGAGTCATGAGAGTATTGATAAAGTAAATAATGAAACTGTTTATTCCAGCATGTGAGTAAATAGCAATGTTTGATCATtcttatttaaacattgtgaTGTTTAACACAAAAGGTCCTTTTATGAATGATTTCCATGGGAATGGCATTGACCTTGAATTGCTAATAAAGGTTTCTTGACTTTATCATGTAACTTGTGTTGATAGTAGATAATTTAACTTGTGAGCAGAGGTGAAAGATAAATCCCTGACACACAGGGCCGAGGGTCTTCTTTCTATAAGTAGACCCCAATACTAACGTTACTCAAACTGTAACTTTGTAGGTGTTCTCATCTCCCATGGTGCCTTAATGGCTGGTCTGGCAGGACTTACATCAAGGGTGCAACCTGGTGTTAGGTAACGAAGCAAAATGTTTTTCGATGCCGTAACTACTTGATtaagttgaagttttcaaGCCTTCATCATTTTCAGGATGATAGTGAATACTTTAAGAGCccttttcatcattttgtactaaagtaattttaaatcatttaATGATTTTGCAGTGAAAAGGACATTTATGTTGGATATCTACCTCTTGCTCATGTACTAGAGTTAATGGCTGGTAAGATTCTCACTTCAAAATACATTTCACTCATAATATACATTGTTATGTTGTTATTCAAAAGAACTTTGACttgatgtttattttattgatgtttttcttctgTAGAAACAATGATGCTAGCTCATGGTGCTTGCATAGGATATTCCAGTCCACTTACTCTCTCAGATCAGGTAACatctttagttttgttttctttatgaagTCAGTCTAATAGCATCAACTTATTCTTGTGCTTGTGGAACACTCAAGTCAAAGTTCCCTGTAAATCCAGATAAGGAATGGGACAGAAGATCCCTTGGGAAATTCAAAGCCCACCTAACCCCAAAAGGGAATCCTACTAACAGATTATTAGTACCATTGCAAACACTCTTAGCTGAAGATGAGAATGCGGTGGTCTATTGGTTACAAGTTAGCTTTCCTTGCACCCAGTTTGAATTTTGTCTGAATTCTGTCTGTCTTTGAATTTTGTTAGTAGACTAACTATGGTCTGAGTACTGTTTACTTATGGCTTGTTTGGTGCTGAAGTCTCTTCTTTACTTGTCAAAGCTAATTGGTTCCTTTCTCTTGGTGGGGTTTCTCATCACTGTTATGtttgtttgaataaaattaatgctgtTTGTTCCCTTACACATTATTCCACAGCCAATAAATCTTTAAAAAGCTGGGTCATTTCTTTGAAAGGGAGGTAACATGAATGCAAAGTGTGTGGCACTAGaggcaataaaaattaatgtaactttattattattattaattatttttgtgtttttgttagGCATCAAAAATCAAGAAGGGATCTAAAGGAGACGTATCAGTACTCAGACCAACTCTCATGACTGCTGTCCCAGTTATCATGGATAGAATAAGGCATAATGTCATGGAGAAAGTTAAAGAAGGGCCCCGCCTGCTGCAAGTATTCTTTTCATTTGCCTACAGCTACAAACTCAAGCAGCTAAAACTTGGCTATGATACTCCACTTCTCAACAAGTATGTTTTagtaaaaagtgaaaataataatttataccCTGGcactgttttgaaaacatttatGTGTGAAGGCAATGAGGTAAAcctaaaaatttcatttggactcttttgttttgtctttatcAGATTCATCttttcaaaaatgcaaaatcttCTAGGAGGGCGAGTGCGACAGATAATAAGCGGGGGTGCACCATTATCTGAAGATACGCAGTACTTCATGAACGTGTGCTTTTGTTGTCCTGTGGGTCAGGGGTATGGACTCACTGAGACATGTGCAGCAGCAACCCTCATGCATGGTAAGACTTGATACTTTTGattaaattgaaagaaaagaaaactgagaaaTCCTCAGTTTTAGACTCTCTTACAATGGATATTTTGTATTCCTGCAGTATGGGATAGGACAACTGGCCGTGTGGGTCCCCCTATCATCTCAACAGAAATCAAGCTTGTTGATTGGGAAGAAGGTTGGTCACAACTTTTACAAGTTCATGTTTCCTTTCTTGTGTTAAAACGATTTTACTCACTTTGCATTTACCATTATgatattttgcaaagaacttatatttttgttcattcaTAAAGAACAATAGTAAACATTCATTATACCACCATAATTCCTCCCCTTGTTTTCCAATAGGAAATTACACCAAGCACGACAAACCATATCCCAGAGGAGAGATTGTCATTGGAGGCCCCAGTGTGACTTTGGGTTATTACAAAAACCCAGAAAAAACAGCTGAATCCTATGAAGTCGATAGAAATGGCCAGCGTTGGTTTCACACAGGTGACATCGGCGAGCTTCACCCTGATGGTTGTTTGAAGATTATAGGTAAAGATTTCCTCCTTAATTTCTGTTAAGTTGCATGTAAGTAACTGTTGGTTAAAGATGTTGTCTTTTTGGTGTTAGCTTTTCCTCTGTGGAAAATTGTCAACTGTCTTCAGAATTTGAGTGAAGGTTGGTCAAAGGCATCCCCTCAATTCAACCAGTATGCACTTTGTTCATACAGTCtaccctcgattatccggacttttcaaTTATCcagactttttctctggtcccgtttttttcatgaatattaataagctttgatctcaaaagctttcagaggtaaaaaatgtttaaaatcaagaaaagtgcgttcaaaacagcgcatttaccgcttcgctttcaaaagatttagcgctcagcgacaaagagcattctgatgcattcagctgaattttgattggttcagtattgtaataatattaaaaatgtgctatctttatttcttttggttacattgttgtcttattaatattcatattttcgattatccggactttttactgaggtcctgacgagtccggataatcgaggttcgactgtactgTAAAAAAGGAAGGACAGGACAGTTGATCTCACAATTTTAGCTGAGTTTTTGCAAAAGGTTTGAGAAGCTTAAAGTACACTGAACCTCGAGTTCTTCAACCTAATTTTTGTTGGGAAATTCACCAAGATGCAAAATATGCtttgtaattattgtaagaTTTAGTCCAATTCATCATTGTTGCTGTATTAGGAATTATTGTAACTTTGAGGCCCAAAATTGATTGTGGAATTAATTATTGCAGACAGAAAGAAAGACATAGTAAAGCTCCAAGCTGGTGAATATGTGTCACTTGGAAAAGTTGAAGCTGCTCTGAGTCATAGTCAGTATATTGAAGTAGTGTGTATCTATGCACAGAGTTCACACAGTTATGTGGTGTGTCTGGCAGTACCACGCCCCAAACAACTAAAGGCTTTAGCTGCATCTCTAGGAGTCATGACTGATGAGTGGGTTCAACTGTGCAAGAACAAGGCCATTACAGAAGCTGTGCTGAAAGATCTACATGCTCTTGGCAAAGCAAGTGAGTATTAAAGATTGTGTAAAGGTTTCACTCGTTTCAGTTAAGCTAAATTATCAAGTTTCTTCAATAGACTTCTTTTTTATGACAATGATTGAGATTGGTTTATGTGCACAAATTTATTGGACAGTGATATTTCATTCctttaggaaaacaaaagataaggccacttttttgttcaaataacTATGTAAATTCAAGGAAACACATGTTGAAGTACATATTCCCATTTCATTGCAGAGAGACTTGAGAAGTTTGAGATCCCTCAGCGTCTGACCTTGGTGTCTGAACAATGGACACCCGATACAGAGCTTGTAACAGCTTCTCTTAAGCTTAAACGAATGAATATCACAGCTCATTATAGGGAAGTCCTGGAAGCCATGTATAGTCATTGAACTGACTCTTCTTGTTTTCACTTCGGGGTTTTTATGTCCAAAAATATTCTGACTGTTACTGCTTCAGTCAAATACAGTGATGATGTTGAAAAACACTGTTGATTATTATCCACTGGTATTATCcttcacaaaaaagaaaattttccaaataaatTGTCAAATCTCTCTCCCTTATTATTGACTTTGTTCTCAGATAACCCCAGCagatttaattaattttattatagcTGGGTGTCATTGGTCATCACATCATTTTATCCTGTCTTCCTTGTGAAAAGTGTACATTGATCAAAACTGTTCAATCCTATGACCATTGTATCTGGTATTTGAAGGGAATTAAACTTGGAATTATTATCATAActcttgcttttgtttttatcctttttttgaCAACTGTACAATAAAGGAAAGGGGCATTGTCATGGTTTGCTCTATGTATTTAGGTGATCACTTGTAACtcaattcaaaagaaacaacattcAAAAATATAAGTTGAAATTATACCAAGAAAAGTCATCCATACTAAAATTTTGGAGATTTTTGGAATAAACCTTGTCTGAGTTTTTCAAGCTACAATCCTACCCATTCATAGCTGTAGATGACAAAAACTAAATTCACTGTCCTCAGAAACTGAAGCACTAGCTTTAGCTTCCATTgattttaaagcatttttaacaataaaggAGTTCCACTCCGTTTTAAGGTGATGAACCacacattaaaataatgaaaaacacTCAACTTTACTTCAAAGAAAATGGCTGTCAACACttacaaaaaatggaaagcaTAGCCTTATGCAGCATACCCAATGGAACAGTCCTTCTTGCAAACAAGTGGTTTGTCCCTTGAAATGATGGGGACTAATGTCCAGAATTTCAATCCTGAAAATTCACTGGCAATACTAGGGAAATGGATTTTTTAAATGTTCTTGCTACTTAGAAACGGTTGAGACCATTTTTCACAAAGatgaagcaatgaaaaaaaaccctgTCTATTGATTTCTCTTTTAGCCCTATAGCTAATAAACCCCACACTTAGGGCGagtgaataaataaaatattatgttaAATCTAAGTTATTTTTCATGCCTGTCCACAACGTTCCAAATCTTTTCTATATCTTCTGGCTGTGTGCCACAGCATCCTCCTAAAATTAAACAGATCAGCATTATCTTGCTTGATCTAACAATGATTGGCAGTGAGAAGTGTCTGATTTCAGTGAGTGGTAAAAGATAAAAGAGTAAGTGAAACACTGCTTTTGCCAAATTCAGAACACAAGTGTGCATTTCAGTCAAAAGTTAAAGATCACATGCAGTCTGCAATCAAGGCAATTTCAATGCTtggtaataataaaaattaattcaaaactACTTGAAGAGTACAAAAACTCAAACTAGCCAATCCAACGAGCCCCTGCTTCTATCCAGTCACTGACATAACTGGAAAGGTGGACAGCTTCATTGCGTATTGAactaaacaagaaaattaatggaaCGAAATGCATAAGGATTTTCTGCAGTTCCTTCACAATTTGCATACTGGTTTTCAAAGACTTGGAAAATTCTGTGAACAAATGGGAGAGATAAGAAGGGAAATAGCtcaactatttactactttAGTCACCTACTCTCCATCTTTCCACTCTCCACCACATTCAGGATAAACTACAAAGGGGAGATCAACTTTTCCCTTGATGCTCTGGAGTAAGGACTGAAATGAAGAGAATCTTATCAGACCTAAAAAAtaagcatttttttcagtaattttaTACAATGTTGTGGTAAGCACAAAGAGAGAGGAATGTGGGTTCATTCAAAcggttttttaaaatttattaactGTTACTTACAGTAACTCCTGAAACAAGAACTGACAGTGAATTGATTTGAGACTTACGAACTATTTGGCAACAgctatagaccctattcataaatggtggctgatttattgttgttctgttattgtgcaaattagcctaccaagcctcgccctagagcaagaattcttttcaatttagcacatgacaatgaggcttggtaggctaatttgcacaaggacaaaagaata
This sequence is a window from Acropora palmata chromosome 9, jaAcrPala1.3, whole genome shotgun sequence. Protein-coding genes within it:
- the LOC141892266 gene encoding long-chain-fatty-acid--CoA ligase 4-like translates to MERSIVESVFLFSLNLAGWLWGIVSFLPWYYLVGRKQYRPRSKVQARRVSQFPGAPYRCVERFDSLATSLYDGVYTMDQLFNRAVNLYPYRKCLGTREVLREEDEMQANGRVFKKVVCGEYSWLTYAQVDARAKAFGRGLAVLGQQTKENIVIFSETKADWMICAQGCFAQNFPIVTVYATLGDEALVHALNETEVRFIITDGSLLGKLSALTDELPKLEHVVFIGNMVKKSAMRGFSRRINIHSMQEVEEIGESDENSSFVRKGPSPDDIAVIMYTSGSTGLGKGVLISHGALMAGLAGLTSRVQPGVSEKDIYVGYLPLAHVLELMAETMMLAHGACIGYSSPLTLSDQASKIKKGSKGDVSVLRPTLMTAVPVIMDRIRHNVMEKVKEGPRLLQVFFSFAYSYKLKQLKLGYDTPLLNKFIFSKMQNLLGGRVRQIISGGAPLSEDTQYFMNVCFCCPVGQGYGLTETCAAATLMHVWDRTTGRVGPPIISTEIKLVDWEEGNYTKHDKPYPRGEIVIGGPSVTLGYYKNPEKTAESYEVDRNGQRWFHTGDIGELHPDGCLKIIDRKKDIVKLQAGEYVSLGKVEAALSHSQYIEVVCIYAQSSHSYVVCLAVPRPKQLKALAASLGVMTDEWVQLCKNKAITEAVLKDLHALGKAKRLEKFEIPQRLTLVSEQWTPDTELVTASLKLKRMNITAHYREVLEAMYSH